A genomic stretch from Photobacterium atrarenae includes:
- a CDS encoding isochorismate synthase translates to MTGLQTAISSLVESIQAAGPSTHRVSVAVCWPETADVIGWMASQPIYPQFFWQARDGRETVVALGQLQTFSEPVAAEQAVRGQQRVWGGQSFDSRTVHNRRCLSAFFFLPALELSQTPQGWQLSANLAPEHKERTVQVLQQLVPSVARIPAIRCGIRHRSDTPDFAQWSETLDQALHAIEQGALDKVVLARRTTLSLDGTLTPAQLLQASRSKNHSSFHFMLAQDARHGFVGSTPERLFLRQAESCRTEALAGTIARGHGEAEDYRLAQWLLEDSKNRYENQLVVDDIVQRLTPCCSELAVAGTPELVKLRQIQHLKRSISAALNIGVTSAALLECLQPTAAIAGLPRDAALGFIETHEPFARGWYSGAVGYIGQAQSEFCVAIRSALMQDGELHLFAGAGIVPGSTAVSEWQELERKTETLSHLLGAENTAPEIPMTLDMAPTRERNRERNTA, encoded by the coding sequence TTGACCGGGTTACAAACTGCCATTTCATCTCTTGTAGAATCAATTCAAGCTGCCGGCCCGTCGACACATCGTGTCAGTGTGGCGGTTTGCTGGCCGGAAACCGCCGATGTGATCGGCTGGATGGCCTCGCAGCCGATCTACCCCCAATTTTTCTGGCAAGCGCGCGACGGCCGGGAAACCGTTGTGGCCTTGGGTCAGCTACAGACATTTTCTGAGCCGGTTGCTGCAGAGCAAGCTGTTCGTGGCCAGCAGCGTGTCTGGGGCGGCCAGTCGTTTGATAGCCGGACGGTGCACAATCGCCGTTGTTTGTCCGCATTCTTTTTTCTGCCGGCGCTGGAGCTGAGCCAAACCCCGCAAGGTTGGCAACTGTCTGCCAATCTTGCGCCTGAGCACAAGGAAAGAACGGTGCAGGTTTTGCAGCAGTTAGTTCCGTCAGTGGCACGGATTCCGGCGATTCGCTGCGGGATCCGCCACCGGAGCGATACGCCGGATTTTGCCCAATGGTCAGAAACGCTGGACCAAGCGCTCCATGCGATTGAACAGGGAGCGTTGGATAAGGTGGTGCTGGCGCGCCGCACAACCTTGTCGTTGGACGGGACGCTGACGCCGGCACAGTTGCTGCAGGCCAGCCGCAGTAAAAACCACAGCAGTTTTCATTTTATGCTGGCCCAGGATGCCCGCCACGGTTTTGTCGGCTCGACGCCGGAGCGGCTGTTTCTGCGCCAGGCTGAGAGTTGCCGCACGGAAGCGCTGGCCGGGACGATTGCTCGTGGTCATGGCGAAGCCGAGGATTACCGCCTGGCACAATGGTTGCTGGAAGATAGTAAAAACCGCTATGAAAACCAGCTGGTGGTGGATGATATTGTTCAGCGACTGACGCCTTGCTGTAGCGAGCTGGCGGTGGCCGGCACACCCGAGCTGGTGAAGTTACGCCAGATCCAGCATCTCAAAAGAAGCATTTCTGCTGCGCTGAATATTGGCGTCACCAGTGCGGCGCTGCTTGAGTGTCTGCAGCCGACGGCAGCCATTGCCGGTTTGCCCCGGGACGCAGCGCTGGGGTTTATTGAAACTCATGAGCCGTTCGCCCGCGGTTGGTACAGTGGTGCCGTCGGTTATATCGGCCAGGCGCAGAGCGAGTTTTGCGTCGCGATCCGAAGCGCCCTGATGCAGGACGGTGAATTGCACTTGTTTGCCGGCGCCGGGATTGTACCCGGATCCACCGCTGTCAGTGAATGGCAGGAGCTGGAGCGTAAAACCGAGACCCTCAGCCATCTGCTCGGCGCAGAGAATACAGCGCCGGAGATACCGATGACATTAGACATGGCTCCGACCCGTGAACGAAACAGGGAGCGTAATACCGCATGA
- a CDS encoding pyridoxal phosphate-dependent aminotransferase — translation MHNIGMSSKLNNVCYDIRGPVLKQAKRMEEEGHKILKLNIGNPAPFGFDAPDEILVDVIRNLPTSQGYSDSKGIYSARKAVVQHYQKRGMLDMDVEDVYIGNGVSELIMMAMQALLNNGDEILVPAPDYPLWTAAVSLSGGNAVHYTCDENADWYPDLDDIRSKITPSTRGIVLINPNNPTGAVYSRDFLKEVVEIARQHKLIIFADEIYDKILYEGAQHHSIAPLAEDVFCVTFNGLSKSYRVCGFRAGWMILSGPRHLAKGYIEALEMLSSMRLCANVPMQHAIQTALGGYQSINELILPGGRLLEQRDKAYDMLTAIPGVSCVKPKGALYLFPKLDQKKFNIVDDERMVLDFLQQEKVLVVHGTGFNWKQPDHFRIVTLPRVDDLEMAIGRLERFLHCYRQ, via the coding sequence ATGCACAACATCGGGATGTCATCCAAATTAAATAACGTCTGCTACGACATACGGGGACCGGTCCTCAAACAGGCCAAACGCATGGAAGAGGAAGGCCATAAGATTCTGAAACTGAACATCGGTAACCCGGCCCCGTTTGGTTTCGATGCCCCCGATGAAATCCTGGTGGACGTGATCCGCAACCTGCCGACTTCGCAAGGCTACAGTGACTCAAAAGGCATTTACTCAGCGCGCAAAGCTGTGGTGCAGCACTATCAGAAGCGCGGCATGCTGGATATGGATGTCGAAGATGTCTACATCGGCAATGGTGTCTCGGAACTGATCATGATGGCGATGCAGGCACTGCTCAATAACGGTGACGAAATCCTGGTGCCTGCACCGGACTATCCGCTGTGGACCGCGGCCGTCTCACTCTCCGGCGGGAATGCGGTGCACTATACCTGTGACGAAAACGCTGACTGGTATCCTGATCTGGATGATATTCGCAGCAAAATCACCCCAAGCACCCGCGGGATTGTGCTGATCAACCCGAATAACCCGACCGGCGCGGTTTACAGCCGCGATTTCCTGAAAGAAGTGGTGGAAATTGCCCGCCAGCACAAACTGATTATTTTTGCCGATGAGATCTACGACAAAATCCTGTATGAAGGGGCGCAGCACCACTCCATCGCGCCGCTGGCAGAAGATGTGTTCTGCGTCACCTTCAACGGCCTGTCCAAGTCTTACCGGGTCTGCGGTTTTCGTGCCGGCTGGATGATCCTGTCCGGGCCGCGTCATTTAGCCAAAGGCTATATCGAGGCGCTGGAGATGCTTTCCTCCATGCGCCTGTGTGCCAACGTCCCGATGCAGCATGCGATCCAGACCGCGCTTGGCGGCTATCAAAGTATCAATGAATTGATCCTGCCCGGCGGGCGATTACTCGAGCAGCGCGATAAAGCCTATGACATGCTGACCGCGATCCCCGGCGTTTCCTGCGTCAAACCGAAAGGCGCGCTGTACCTGTTTCCGAAACTTGATCAGAAGAAGTTCAATATTGTCGATGATGAGCGGATGGTACTGGACTTTCTGCAACAGGAGAAAGTCCTGGTGGTGCACGGCACCGGCTTTAACTGGAAACAACCGGACCACTTCCGTATCGTGACCCTGCCCCGGGTCGACGATCTGGAAATGGCGATCGGACGCCTGGAGCGTTTCCTCCATTGCTATCGCCAGTAA
- the yfbR gene encoding 5'-deoxynucleotidase, which produces MKKSHFFAHLARMNLIQRWPLMRCVSSENISEHSLQVAFVAHALALIKNRKFGGNVNPERIALLGMFHDTSEVLTGDMPTPIKYFNPAIAEEYKKIELAAEKKLLSMLPEEFRDDYAPLLDSEQINQAEYAMVKQADSLCAYLKCLEELNAGNHEFTQAKKRLEDTLAARTSPEMTYFLETFADSFNLTLDDIS; this is translated from the coding sequence ATGAAAAAGAGCCATTTTTTTGCCCACCTGGCACGAATGAACCTGATCCAACGCTGGCCGCTGATGCGCTGTGTATCCAGTGAGAATATCTCCGAACACAGCCTGCAGGTCGCCTTTGTCGCCCATGCACTGGCACTGATCAAAAACCGTAAGTTCGGCGGCAATGTCAACCCGGAGCGTATCGCCCTGCTCGGTATGTTTCATGACACCAGCGAAGTGCTGACCGGCGACATGCCAACCCCGATCAAGTATTTCAATCCGGCCATTGCCGAGGAATACAAAAAAATTGAACTGGCCGCCGAGAAGAAGCTGCTGTCAATGCTGCCGGAAGAATTCCGCGATGACTATGCCCCGCTGCTCGACAGCGAGCAGATCAACCAGGCAGAGTATGCCATGGTGAAACAGGCCGATAGCTTATGTGCTTACCTCAAATGCCTGGAAGAGCTCAACGCCGGCAACCACGAGTTCACCCAGGCAAAAAAACGCCTGGAAGACACCTTGGCCGCGCGCACCAGCCCGGAAATGACGTACTTCCTAGAAACCTTTGCCGATAGTTTTAACCTGACGCTGGACGATATCAGTTAA
- a CDS encoding anti-phage deoxyguanosine triphosphatase has protein sequence MKEFNHHPGWESRISNEQKMRRNDHRSPFQRDRARILHSAAFRRLQAKTQVHGAGHHDFYRTRLTHSLEASQIGTGIVAQLKIKQPDFRGLLPSTSLMESLCLAHDIGHPPFGHGGEVALNYMMRDHGGFEGNAQTFRIVTLLEPYTEHYGMNLSRRTLLGLLKYPALISTTRAIEHPPEVSHFRHLRAKDWHPAKGIYNDDQATLDWVLALLSEHDRQLFSQMRQPRSHPTEHLKTRFKSLDCSIMELADDIAYGVHDLEDAIVMGIVTREQWHEAAASQLAESGEPWLESHIGHLSEQLFGSHYERKDAIGALVNALLTAIHIAPSIQNGVDSFEEPLLQWNAFLSEPMERVLTILKHFVSEYVVKKPEIQLLEYKGQQLVMELFDTFAADPERLLPADTRTRWLTAANRGENAHRVIADYISNMTDGYAQRLYSTLFQPTAAAGLNHEGQGF, from the coding sequence ATGAAGGAATTTAACCACCATCCCGGCTGGGAAAGCCGGATCAGCAACGAGCAGAAAATGCGGCGCAATGATCACCGCTCACCATTCCAACGTGATCGTGCCCGGATTCTGCACTCCGCCGCGTTTCGCCGCCTGCAGGCGAAAACCCAGGTCCATGGCGCCGGCCATCACGACTTCTACCGCACCCGACTGACCCATTCTTTGGAAGCCTCACAGATCGGCACCGGGATTGTCGCCCAGTTGAAAATCAAACAGCCCGACTTCCGGGGCCTGCTACCGTCCACCAGTCTGATGGAAAGCCTGTGCCTGGCCCATGATATCGGTCATCCGCCGTTTGGTCATGGCGGCGAAGTCGCGCTGAACTATATGATGCGCGACCACGGCGGCTTTGAAGGCAATGCTCAGACTTTTCGTATTGTAACCCTGCTCGAACCCTACACCGAGCACTACGGGATGAACCTCTCCCGCCGCACCCTACTTGGTTTACTGAAATACCCGGCGCTAATCAGTACCACCCGGGCAATCGAGCACCCACCGGAAGTCAGCCACTTTCGCCACCTGCGCGCCAAAGACTGGCATCCGGCCAAAGGGATCTACAACGATGATCAGGCCACGCTCGACTGGGTGCTGGCCCTGCTCTCTGAGCACGACCGGCAGCTTTTCAGCCAGATGCGCCAGCCACGCAGCCACCCGACCGAGCATTTGAAAACCCGGTTTAAATCACTCGATTGCTCCATAATGGAACTGGCGGACGATATTGCCTACGGGGTTCATGATCTGGAAGATGCGATCGTCATGGGTATTGTTACCCGCGAGCAATGGCATGAAGCGGCCGCCAGCCAGCTGGCTGAAAGCGGGGAGCCCTGGCTGGAGAGCCATATCGGCCACCTGAGCGAGCAATTGTTCGGCAGCCACTATGAGCGCAAAGATGCCATCGGCGCGCTAGTCAATGCCCTGCTCACCGCCATCCATATCGCACCGTCGATTCAAAATGGCGTGGATAGCTTCGAAGAGCCGCTGTTGCAGTGGAACGCTTTTCTCTCCGAGCCGATGGAGCGGGTGCTCACCATCCTCAAGCACTTCGTCAGTGAATACGTGGTGAAAAAGCCGGAGATCCAGTTACTGGAGTATAAAGGGCAGCAACTGGTGATGGAGCTGTTCGATACCTTCGCCGCCGACCCCGAGCGCCTGCTGCCGGCCGATACCCGAACACGCTGGTTAACTGCGGCCAACCGGGGAGAGAATGCCCATCGCGTAATCGCAGATTATATCTCAAACATGACCGACGGTTACGCACAGCGCCTCTACAGCACTTTGTTCCAGCCCACGGCAGCCGCCGGGCTCAACCATGAAGGGCAAGGGTTCTAG
- a CDS encoding tRNA-uridine aminocarboxypropyltransferase → MSRYCEQCGKAKKACICRWIQVLDAKTELWILQHPSEVKRAIGTARILTLSLPGARLWVGEDFSEHPELNTLLAQPDRDAYLVYPGEAAMPISQLADAPLPAHRRRTLILLDGTWKKAYKIWQLSKNLQGLQTVSLDNAEQGNYRIRKSPKVQGVSTVEAGYLALTALEGEGKFTPLLETFEQMIDTQIRHMPPGVFERNYTS, encoded by the coding sequence ATGAGTCGATATTGTGAGCAGTGCGGTAAAGCTAAAAAAGCCTGTATCTGCCGCTGGATCCAAGTTCTTGATGCTAAAACTGAACTGTGGATATTACAACACCCTTCTGAGGTGAAACGGGCGATTGGGACAGCGCGGATCCTGACGTTATCGCTTCCCGGTGCCCGGCTGTGGGTCGGGGAAGATTTTTCTGAGCACCCTGAGCTGAATACGCTGTTGGCACAACCGGATCGTGATGCGTACCTGGTGTATCCGGGGGAGGCGGCGATGCCGATTTCGCAACTGGCTGATGCCCCTCTGCCTGCTCACCGGCGCCGGACACTGATCCTGCTTGATGGAACCTGGAAGAAAGCTTACAAAATCTGGCAGCTGTCGAAAAACTTGCAGGGGTTGCAGACGGTGTCGCTGGATAACGCCGAACAGGGAAACTACCGGATCCGAAAATCGCCGAAGGTCCAGGGGGTGTCGACTGTCGAGGCCGGCTATCTGGCGCTGACTGCTCTGGAAGGCGAGGGTAAGTTTACCCCGCTACTTGAGACGTTTGAGCAGATGATTGACACGCAAATCCGGCATATGCCGCCTGGGGTATTTGAACGCAATTATACGAGCTGA
- the rrtA gene encoding rhombosortase, translating into MSLRIYLILAALLLAITQLPAIQAWLAWDRQAIQAGEMWRILTGNLTHTNWPHMLMNTLALAIISFIFRAHVHLKSYTTLILGLSAVVGIAILASDIHWYAGLSGVLHGLFAWGVVKDIQARQKGGWLLLLGLGVKVGWEQVVGGSASSEALIGARVAIEAHLAGALAGGLIALGCIIWKHQIQRSDSI; encoded by the coding sequence TTGTCTCTTCGTATTTATCTGATACTCGCCGCCCTGCTGTTGGCCATCACTCAGTTACCAGCTATCCAGGCTTGGCTGGCCTGGGATCGTCAGGCCATCCAGGCCGGCGAGATGTGGCGGATCCTAACAGGAAACCTCACCCATACCAATTGGCCACACATGCTCATGAATACCCTGGCGCTGGCGATTATCAGTTTTATCTTCCGCGCCCATGTTCATCTCAAGTCCTATACCACGCTCATCCTGGGGCTGTCAGCGGTGGTTGGCATCGCCATTCTGGCCAGCGATATCCACTGGTATGCAGGCTTGTCCGGGGTGCTCCACGGTCTATTCGCCTGGGGGGTAGTCAAAGATATCCAGGCCCGCCAAAAAGGCGGTTGGCTGTTACTCCTAGGTTTGGGCGTAAAAGTCGGCTGGGAACAGGTCGTAGGCGGGTCCGCCAGTTCAGAAGCCCTGATTGGGGCCCGGGTGGCAATAGAAGCCCATTTGGCCGGTGCGCTAGCCGGCGGGCTGATTGCGCTCGGCTGCATTATCTGGAAGCACCAAATTCAGAGAAGCGACTCTATCTGA
- a CDS encoding ComEA family DNA-binding protein has translation MKTLIQSLMLTLTLCLSPLALADQDPHEGITITVNINTANAEELDNLLIGIGPDKAAKIIAYRETHGKFSSAEDLAKVKGIGVATVEKNRARILL, from the coding sequence ATGAAAACGTTGATACAAAGCCTGATGCTGACCCTGACACTCTGTCTGTCTCCACTGGCACTGGCCGATCAGGATCCCCATGAGGGGATCACCATCACTGTCAATATCAATACCGCTAATGCAGAAGAGCTGGATAATTTGCTGATTGGCATTGGTCCGGACAAAGCGGCGAAGATTATCGCTTACCGTGAGACGCACGGAAAGTTTAGCTCAGCTGAAGATTTAGCCAAGGTGAAAGGGATTGGCGTTGCGACGGTCGAGAAAAACCGGGCGAGAATCCTGCTGTAA
- the ppiD gene encoding peptidylprolyl isomerase — MMERMREGASSIWVKIILGLIIFSFIFAGVGSYLAGGGEQVAAKIDDRKISQREFEQAYQNERNRMQSQLGDYFNTLMGDPAYVQQFRRSVLDRLVNDVLIEERANALGMRISDEQVREAIVEMPEFQREGTFDNELYNSLLRRAGFTPDRFAETIRTDMLRQQLLGALQSSDFALDYELTALTKLEQQQRVVRHLTLELADFKQRVELTDEEVKAYYEQNPALFTRPEQVKAAYIELSGQGLKETLDVTEAEARAYYDEHRSKYATAEQRKASHILIQGDSDEAKAKAEALLVQLKKGDDFAELAKTESDDTFSGKDGGQLDWFERGVMDPAFEDAAFALNPGEISELVQSSFGFHIIKLDEIKASEVKPFADVRDEIIADLREQGAAEAFYDLQTQLAETAFEMPDSLEDAAKAVDAKVQYTDFFARDAAPGVLANPAVLQALYSPEVREDGLNSEVIEIGPEHVIVVRVEDARDEMLLPFEDVADTARQQLAAQKGEQAAQSKADEVIAALREGNTAVLEQEDLSFSEAQTIERAGENPMLSRVAFGLAKPEGEQPVYGMTRDTQGNVMIIALDKVVEASVAPEATDSQMASQVEQMNAQRDIMATLEVLRTTADVSYPTLEPVEN, encoded by the coding sequence ATGATGGAGCGTATGCGCGAAGGCGCTAGCAGCATTTGGGTTAAGATCATTCTTGGCCTGATTATTTTTTCTTTTATTTTTGCCGGCGTCGGCAGCTATCTTGCCGGTGGCGGTGAGCAGGTTGCTGCGAAAATTGATGACCGGAAAATCAGTCAGCGTGAGTTTGAGCAGGCTTATCAGAATGAGCGGAACCGGATGCAGTCGCAGCTGGGAGATTACTTCAACACGCTGATGGGCGATCCGGCTTACGTTCAGCAGTTCCGTCGTAGTGTGCTCGACCGTCTGGTCAATGATGTCCTGATTGAGGAGCGTGCAAATGCTCTGGGCATGCGCATCAGTGATGAGCAGGTTCGTGAGGCGATTGTCGAAATGCCGGAGTTCCAGCGCGAAGGTACATTTGACAACGAGCTGTACAACAGCCTGCTGCGTCGTGCCGGCTTCACGCCGGACCGGTTCGCTGAAACAATCCGTACGGATATGCTGCGTCAGCAACTGCTGGGCGCGCTGCAGAGCAGTGACTTTGCCCTGGACTATGAGCTGACTGCCTTGACTAAACTGGAGCAGCAGCAGCGTGTGGTCCGTCATCTGACGCTGGAATTGGCTGACTTTAAACAGCGTGTTGAACTCACTGACGAGGAAGTGAAAGCTTACTACGAGCAAAACCCGGCGCTGTTTACCCGTCCGGAGCAAGTGAAAGCGGCTTACATTGAGCTGTCTGGCCAGGGGCTGAAAGAAACGCTGGATGTGACGGAAGCAGAAGCCAGGGCTTATTATGATGAGCACCGCAGCAAGTATGCGACGGCTGAGCAGCGTAAAGCGAGTCATATCCTGATCCAGGGTGACAGCGATGAGGCTAAAGCCAAAGCGGAAGCACTGCTGGTACAGCTCAAGAAGGGGGATGATTTTGCCGAGCTGGCGAAAACTGAATCTGATGATACCTTCAGCGGTAAAGATGGCGGCCAGCTGGACTGGTTCGAGCGCGGGGTGATGGATCCGGCGTTTGAAGATGCCGCATTCGCCCTGAATCCGGGCGAGATTTCCGAGCTGGTACAATCGTCGTTTGGTTTTCACATCATTAAGCTTGATGAGATTAAAGCCTCTGAAGTGAAGCCGTTTGCCGATGTACGCGATGAGATCATTGCCGATCTGCGCGAGCAGGGCGCTGCGGAAGCTTTCTATGATCTGCAGACGCAGCTGGCTGAAACCGCTTTTGAAATGCCAGACTCGCTGGAAGATGCGGCGAAAGCTGTGGATGCCAAAGTTCAGTACACGGACTTCTTCGCCCGCGACGCGGCGCCAGGCGTGCTGGCCAACCCTGCTGTTTTGCAGGCGTTGTACAGCCCGGAAGTGCGAGAAGATGGCCTGAATTCGGAAGTGATCGAGATTGGTCCTGAGCATGTGATCGTCGTTCGTGTTGAAGACGCCCGTGACGAGATGCTGTTGCCATTTGAAGACGTTGCGGATACGGCGCGTCAGCAACTGGCGGCGCAAAAAGGTGAGCAGGCCGCACAAAGCAAAGCTGATGAGGTGATTGCCGCGCTGCGTGAAGGCAATACGGCAGTCCTTGAGCAAGAAGATCTCAGCTTCAGTGAAGCGCAGACGATTGAACGCGCCGGAGAGAATCCGATGCTGTCTCGTGTTGCGTTCGGTCTGGCCAAGCCCGAAGGCGAGCAACCTGTCTACGGGATGACGCGCGATACGCAGGGCAATGTGATGATCATTGCCCTGGATAAAGTCGTTGAGGCCAGCGTGGCACCGGAGGCAACCGACAGCCAGATGGCGAGCCAGGTGGAGCAGATGAATGCTCAGCGCGATATCATGGCGACCCTGGAAGTGCTGCGCACCACCGCAGATGTCAGCTATCCGACTTTGGAACCAGTTGAAAATTAA
- the hupB gene encoding nucleoid-associated protein HU-beta — protein MNKTQLVDKIAENADISKASAGRALDAFIDAVADSLKAGDQVALVGFGTFSVRERAARTGRNPQTGEEIQISAAKVPGFKAGKALKDSVN, from the coding sequence GTGAACAAAACTCAGTTAGTTGATAAAATCGCTGAAAATGCAGATATTTCTAAAGCGTCTGCTGGCCGTGCGCTGGACGCCTTCATTGATGCGGTTGCTGATTCGCTGAAAGCTGGTGATCAGGTTGCCTTGGTTGGTTTCGGCACTTTTTCCGTTCGTGAGCGTGCGGCGCGTACTGGCCGTAACCCGCAAACCGGCGAAGAGATCCAGATTTCTGCAGCGAAAGTACCGGGCTTCAAAGCCGGTAAAGCGCTGAAAGATTCTGTAAACTAA
- the lon gene encoding endopeptidase La — protein sequence MNLERSERLEIPVLPLRDVVVYPHMVIPLFVGRDKSIRCLESAMDDNKQILLVAQKEAATDEPAIEDLYSVGTVATILQLLKLPDGTVKVLVEGQQRAKVNNLRDDEFFVADAEFLMTQEMDEREQEVLVRTAINQFEGFIKLNKKIPPEVLTSLNGIDEAARLADTIAAHMPLKLADKQKVLEIIDITERLEFLMAMMESEIDLLQVEKRIRGRVKKQMEKSQREYYLNEQMKAIQKELGELDDAPDEFESLKKKIEESKMPAEAREKTEQELQKLKMMSPMSAEATVVRGYIDWMLSVPWHKRSKVKKNLAKAEEVLNADHYGLERVKERILEYLAVQSRINKLKGPILCLVGPPGVGKTSLGQSIAAATGRKYVRMALGGVRDEAEIRGHRRTYIGSMPGKLIQKMAKVGVKNPLFLLDEIDKMSSDMRGDPSSALLEVLDPEQNNAFNDHYLEVDYDLSDVMFVATSNSMNIPGPLLDRMEVIRLSGYTEDEKLNIAKRHLLEKQIKRNGLKVGEIEVDDSALIGIIRYYTREAGVRSLEREISKLCRKAVKEILLKPELKQVTITQENLKDYLGVQRFDYGKAEENNRIGQVTGLAWTEVGGDLLTIETESMPGKGKLTYTGSLGDVMQESIQAALTVVRSRAERLGVDKDFYEKRDIHVHVPEGATPKDGPSAGIAMCTALVSSLTGNPVRGDVAMTGEITLRGEVLPIGGLKEKLLAAHRGGIKTVLIPKENERDLEEIPDNVIADLEVRPVRWIDEVLTVALQNNPTGIELVNAQNSDMQQS from the coding sequence ATGAACCTGGAGCGTTCGGAACGCCTTGAGATCCCCGTTCTGCCACTGCGTGATGTGGTGGTCTACCCTCATATGGTCATTCCATTGTTTGTAGGCCGGGATAAATCCATTCGTTGCCTGGAATCGGCAATGGACGACAATAAGCAGATCCTACTGGTTGCCCAGAAAGAAGCGGCAACCGATGAGCCTGCGATTGAAGATTTGTACAGTGTCGGTACGGTCGCGACGATTCTCCAGTTGCTGAAACTGCCGGACGGTACAGTTAAAGTACTGGTGGAAGGTCAGCAACGCGCTAAGGTCAATAACCTGCGTGATGATGAATTCTTTGTCGCCGACGCTGAGTTCCTGATGACTCAGGAGATGGATGAGCGTGAGCAGGAAGTCCTGGTCCGCACCGCGATCAATCAGTTTGAAGGCTTTATCAAGCTGAACAAGAAGATCCCGCCGGAAGTGCTGACGTCACTGAACGGGATTGATGAAGCGGCTCGTCTGGCGGATACCATCGCCGCGCATATGCCGCTGAAGCTGGCCGACAAGCAAAAAGTGTTGGAGATCATCGATATCACGGAACGACTGGAATTCCTGATGGCGATGATGGAGTCCGAGATTGATCTGCTGCAGGTCGAGAAGCGCATTCGCGGCCGCGTGAAGAAGCAGATGGAAAAAAGTCAGCGTGAGTATTACCTCAACGAGCAGATGAAGGCCATTCAGAAAGAGCTGGGTGAGCTGGATGATGCGCCGGATGAGTTCGAGTCGCTGAAGAAAAAGATTGAAGAGTCGAAAATGCCGGCTGAAGCGCGGGAGAAAACCGAGCAGGAGCTGCAGAAGCTGAAGATGATGTCACCGATGTCAGCGGAAGCGACGGTGGTGCGCGGTTATATCGACTGGATGCTGAGTGTGCCCTGGCATAAGCGCTCGAAGGTGAAGAAAAACCTGGCCAAGGCCGAGGAAGTGCTCAACGCTGACCATTATGGCCTGGAGCGGGTGAAAGAGCGCATTCTGGAGTATCTGGCGGTACAGAGCCGGATCAACAAGCTTAAAGGTCCGATTCTGTGTCTGGTTGGTCCACCCGGGGTCGGTAAGACTTCTCTGGGGCAGTCGATTGCCGCAGCAACCGGCCGGAAGTACGTTCGGATGGCACTCGGCGGCGTGCGTGATGAAGCTGAGATCCGCGGACACCGTCGGACTTACATCGGGTCAATGCCGGGTAAGCTGATCCAGAAAATGGCCAAGGTCGGGGTGAAAAACCCACTGTTCCTGCTCGATGAGATCGACAAAATGTCATCAGACATGCGTGGCGATCCGTCTTCAGCACTGCTGGAAGTATTGGATCCGGAACAGAACAATGCTTTTAACGATCATTACCTGGAAGTGGATTACGATCTGTCGGATGTGATGTTCGTGGCGACCTCGAACTCAATGAACATTCCGGGTCCGCTGCTGGATCGGATGGAAGTGATCCGTCTGTCGGGTTATACCGAAGATGAGAAGCTCAACATCGCCAAGCGTCACCTGCTTGAGAAGCAAATCAAGCGTAACGGCCTCAAAGTGGGTGAAATTGAAGTGGATGACTCGGCGCTGATCGGGATTATCCGCTACTACACCCGTGAGGCGGGTGTGCGAAGTCTCGAGCGTGAAATTTCTAAACTGTGCCGCAAGGCCGTGAAAGAGATCCTGCTTAAGCCGGAATTGAAGCAAGTGACGATTACTCAGGAAAATCTGAAAGATTACCTGGGTGTGCAGCGTTTTGATTACGGGAAAGCAGAAGAAAATAACCGCATTGGTCAGGTCACCGGGTTGGCATGGACGGAAGTGGGCGGCGATCTGCTGACCATTGAAACCGAATCGATGCCGGGCAAAGGCAAGCTGACTTATACCGGCTCGCTGGGTGATGTGATGCAAGAGTCGATTCAGGCCGCACTGACCGTGGTTCGCAGCCGTGCTGAGCGTCTGGGCGTTGATAAAGACTTCTATGAGAAACGTGATATCCATGTCCATGTGCCAGAAGGTGCGACGCCGAAAGACGGCCCGAGTGCCGGGATCGCAATGTGTACTGCGCTGGTCTCCAGCCTGACCGGGAACCCGGTGCGGGGCGATGTGGCCATGACCGGCGAAATTACCCTGCGTGGTGAAGTGCTGCCGATTGGTGGGTTGAAAGAGAAACTGCTGGCGGCGCATCGCGGTGGCATTAAGACGGTGCTGATCCCGAAAGAGAACGAACGTGACCTAGAAGAGATCCCGGATAACGTAATTGCTGATCTGGAGGTTCGTCCGGTCCGCTGGATTGATGAAGTGCTGACAGTTGCGCTGCAGAATAATCCAACGGGTATCGAACTGGTCAACGCCCAAAACAGTGACATGCAGCAAAGTTAA